The following coding sequences lie in one Plasmodium sp. gorilla clade G2 genome assembly, chromosome: 11 genomic window:
- a CDS encoding LEM3/CDC50 family protein, putative: MSKLKNDMFLYKKKRKFYYKKSSRFVRFLYSFVKWYKMERVVGPVWINKYSSIIYFLMFLFILNLSVGILILILSSQYIECRIPYEYKGETYTKYSIIKVTPEQCKGQKNLKELNGNINVHYEILGMQQNHYKFVSGMKKEQLNGNIFLNKEELEECYPLITFSEGKKKKKLLHPCGIFPWNIFTDSYIFYDKEPDEVPFPTPLPLKQNVEDITIKYYRQFYKNPSPQNIQLYKDHIYFWMDPDIQYERLQENKETNEKLLVLPQTLKYNQAGKAIENSHFINWMIPSALNYIKRLYGKLYIPLKFPFYIYIENNFKINDTKIIVLSTSQYYIRTFLIGFIFIIISIIALILCIFYLIRMNKHENK; this comes from the coding sequence ATGAGTAAACTTAAAAATGacatgtttttatataaaaagaagagaaaattttattataagaaGAGTTCAAGGTTTGTAAGATTTTTGTACAGTTTTGTAAAGTGGTATAAAATGGAAAGAGTAGTTGGCCCTGTatggataaataaatattcatcaataatatattttttaatgtttttatttatattaaatttgtCAGTTggtattttaatattaatattaagtTCACAATATATAGAATGTAGAATACCATATGAATATAAGGGTGAAACCTATACAAAATATTCAATTATAAAAGTAACCCCAGAACAATGTAAAGGTCAaaagaatttaaaagaattaaatggaaatataaatgtacatTATGAAATTCTTGGAATGCAACAAAATCATTATAAATTTGTTAGTGGTATGAAAAAAGAACAGTTGaatggaaatatatttttaaataaagaagaattaGAAGAATGTTATCCTTTAATTACATTTTcagaaggaaaaaaaaaaaaaaaattattacatCCATGTGGTATATTCCCATGGAATATATTTACAGatagttatattttttatgataaagAACCAGATGAAGTTCCTTTTCCAACACCATTACCattaaaacaaaatgtagaagatataacaataaaatattatagacaattttataaaaatccATCACCTCaaaatatacaattatataaagaccatatatatttctgGATGGATCCAGATATACAATATGAACGATtacaagaaaataaagaaacaaATGAAAAGTTACTTGTCTTACCACaaacattaaaatataatcaaGCAGGAAAAGCTATAGAAAACAGCCATTTTATTAATTGGATGATACCATCTGCacttaattatattaaacgTTTATAtggtaaattatatatacctttgaaatttcctttttatatttatatagaaaataatttcaAAATTAATGATACAAAAATTATTGTTCTTTCAACTTcgcaatattatataagaacATTCTTAATTggtttcatttttataatcatttCGATCATTGCTTTgatattatgtattttttatcttataAGAATGAATAAGCAcgaaaataaatga
- a CDS encoding apical membrane antigen 1 — protein MKKLYCVLLLSAFEFTYMLNFGRGQEYRDESLHHHNDGYRSINNHNENSLDEQNPLGNQESSDHQEPSDHQESSDHQESSDHQESSNHQDLLNHQNTHRVPHEQNLYSSHEEVERSNYMGNPWTEYMAKYNIEEVHGSGIRVDLGEDAQVAGTQYRVPSGKCPVFGKGIIIENTNTSFLTPVATGNQNFKDGGFAFPATDPPISPMLIENIRHYYRNNEEMRNLDDLTLCSRHAGTIVPDNDQNSNYKYPAVYDEQNKTCYILYIAAQENNGPRYCNKDANNRNSMFCFRPAKDPLFQNYIYLSKNVVENWKSVCPHKNVYDAKFGLWVDGNCEEIPHVNEFPANDLSECNKLVFELSASDQPKQYEPNLTDYQKIQEGFKNNNLNMIKSAFLPSGAFKADRYKSHGKGYNWGNYNRITQRCEIFNVKPTCLINTSSYIATTALSHPTEIERSFPCSIYKDEIKKEIERESRRIKLNDVNEGNGKIIAPRIFISNDIDSLKCPCAPEMVSNSTCNFYVCRCVERRAEVTSNNEVVVKDEYKSEYDYMHENKPTYGKMKITIAASVAVFILAAILMVYLYKRKGNTEKYDKMDQPQHYGKTKSRNDEMLDPEASFWGEEKRASHTTPVLMEKPYY, from the coding sequence atgaaaaaattatactgTGTATTATTATTGAGCGCCTTTGAGTTTACATATATGCTAAACTTTGGAAGAGGACAGGAATATAGGGACGAGTCATTACATCATCATAATGATGGGTATCGTTCAATCAACAATCATAATGAAAATTCATTAGATGAACAAAATCCATTAGGAAACCAAGAATCATCAGATCACCAAGAACCATCAGATCACCAAGAATCATCAGATCACCAAGAATCATCAGATCACCAAGAATCATCAAATCACCAAGATTTATTAAATCACCAAAACACCCATCGTGTACCACATgaacaaaatttatattcaaGTCATGAAGAAGTAGAAAGAAGTAATTATATGGGTAATCCATGGACCGAATATATggcaaaatataatattgaagAAGTTCATGGTTCAGGTATAAGAGTAGATTTAGGAGAAGATGCTCAAGTAGCTGGAACTCAATATAGAGTTCCATCAGGTAAATGTCCAGTATTTGGTAAGGGTATAATTATTGAAAATACAAATACTAGTTTTTTAACTCCAGTAGCTACTGGAAATCAAAATTTTAAAGATGGAGGTTTTGCTTTTCCCGCAACAGATCCTCCTATTTCACCAATGTTAATAGAGAATATTAGACAttattatagaaataatgaagaaatgaGAAATTTAGATGATTTGACTTTATGTTCAAGACATGCTGGAACTATTGTACCAGATAATGATCAAAattcaaattataaatatccaGCTGTTTatgatgaacaaaataaaacgtgttacatattatacattGCAGCTCAAGAAAATAATGGTCCTAGATATTGTAATAAGGATGCAAATAATAGAAACAGCATGTTTTGTTTTAGACCAGCAAAAGATCCTTTATTTCAaaactatatatatctaaGTAAAAATGTAGTTGAGAACTGGAAATCTGTTTGTCctcataaaaatgtatatgatGCAAAATTCGGTTTATGGGTAGATGGAAATTGTGAAGAAATACCACATGTCAATGAGTTCCCAGCTAATGATCTTTCTGAATGTAATAAACTAGTCTTTGAATTAAGTGCTTCGGATCAACCTAAACAATATGAACCAAATTTAACTGATTATCAAAAAATTCAAGAAGGattcaaaaataataatcttaATATGATTAAAAGTGCTTTTCTTCCCAGTGGTGCTTTTAAAGCAGATAGATATAAAAGTCATGGTAAAGGTTATAATTGGGGGAATTATAATAGAATAACCCAAAGATGTGAAATTTTTAATGTTAAACCAACATGTTTAATTAATACATCTTCCTATATTGCTACTACTGCTTTGTCCCATCCCACTGAAATTGAACGCAGTTTCCCATgttcaatatataaagatgaaataaagaaagaaatCGAAAGAGAATCAAGACgaattaaattaaatgatgTTAATGAAGGGAATGGAAAAATTATAGCTCCAAGAATTTTCATTTCAAATGATATAGATAGTTTAAAATGCCCATGTGCCCCAGAAATGGTAAGTAATAGTACATGTAATTTCTATGTATGTAGATGTGTAGAAAGAAGAGCAGAAGTAACATCAAATAATGAAGTTGTAGTTaaagatgaatataaaagTGAATATGATTATATGCATGAAAATAAACCAACGTAtggaaaaatgaaaattacaATTGCAGCATCAGTTGCTGTCTTTATATTAGCAGCTATTTTAATGGTTTAtctttataaaagaaaaggaaatacagagaaatatgataaaatggATCAACCACAACATTATGGTAAAACCAAATCAAGAAATGATGAAATGTTAGATCCTGAGGCATCTTTTTGGGGAGAAGAAAAAAGAGCATCACATACAACACCAGTTCTAATGGAAAAACCAtactattaa
- a CDS encoding RNA (uracil-5-)methyltransferase, putative, giving the protein MSRYLFVYYLALLLIHFFFLCNKKGFHFCHSVVLKKRTFSFKLLSLNNKIEKIVSKRKGVIEKMDISDKEALMDMNTRSAVRNKNIHLSINNYTNILNREHINTKLIRSNVLSIFSYTLKYMNKKSLNKWLRKNIKATFYDTYIPRNKPLAYIRFKTYDDLRTFEKLIENKRFYSDDSLSLIKINRVYNKQNNNILRKKRKFNEENKLNYNMNDEKYEKNDVNNTYDDDIKFLSVNNDKYGEFQSYNNNNNDTNNYYDCTEGDRKKFKKDDLYNSSNNNDNNNNNSKYNYNIRQKQNNDDKEFLDLQSIIKINKEEKFKSIENYVTPFYKYPYQEQIIIKHNFLKKCKDQILFNLKSKWMKQNILFGDMESNIINEEIDLNNIQDYYEQKQNKKNQTSKDNCINKTVLTDIKKNSSITRETSLNDKMKQYDIQVDEPLYPNYEGTIHYRNKCEFTISYDENQNVEIGFVVGKMKTCIKDDNLDKNSSEDNNCNFSENNISNNVSPINETHSTKLRNKKQKQSYYLNPIVKNVDQCIHIHPAMKEVVQEMKSIIKESNLPVFDRVYKTGVWRLLVVRMNSKNELMITVQTYTLDCKKKKEIKRLLINRLSKNKDDTPKYFCNFKVLSIYIQEHESPNDSFDQSLNEHLWGMEYLEETILDNKFLLTPSCFFQVNRDSCQILYKRVIDYINIKEGVKNYIFDLCCGTGTISICASNILKRNDVHIIGIDICESSIISANKNANMNNIKNYKFLHGRVEEFFSKEIKNIETNNANIICIIDPPRNGIANSVLNILSAHHLINQIIYVSCNPITLIKNVTNILFLNETLKIKNMAFVDMFPHTFHLECITNIVKKA; this is encoded by the exons ATGAGTAGATATCtctttgtttattatttagcACTTTtgttaatacattttttttttttgtgtaataAGAAAGGGTTTCATTTTTGTCACTCTGTTGTTTTGAAGAAAAGaactttttcatttaaattgttaagtttgaataataaaattgaaaaGATCGTAAGTAAAAGAAAAGGAGTAATAGAAAAAATGGATATTAGTGATAAGGAAGCACTTATGGATATGAATACGAGGAGTGCTGTtaggaataaaaatattcatttgtctataaataattatacgaatatattaaatagagaacatataaatacaaaattaATTAGAAGTAATGTATTAAGTATTTTTAGTTAtactttaaaatatatgaacaagAAAAGTTTAAATAAATGGTTacgaaaaaatattaaagctACTTTCTATGATACCTATATTCCTAGAAATAAACCATTGGCATATATAAGATTTAAAACTTATGATGATTTAAGAACATTTGAGAAATTGATAGAAAATAAACGTTTTTATAGTGATGATAGTTTATCACTTATTAAGATTAATAgagtatataataaacagaataataatattttaagaaaaaaaaggaaatttaatgaagaaaataaattgaactataatatgaatgatgaaaaatatgaaaagaatGATGTAAACAATACATATGAcgatgatataaaatttttaagtgttaataatgataaatatggAGAATTccaatcatataataataataataatgatacaaataattattatgattgtACTGAAGGTGATaggaaaaaatttaaaaaagatgatttatataatagtagtaataataatgacaataataataataatagtaaatataattataatattaggcaaaaacaaaataatgatgataaagaaTTTTTAGATTTACAaagtattataaaaataaataaagaagaaaaatttaaaagtaTTGAAAATTATGTTACaccattttataaatatccaTATCAAGAACAAATAATTATCAAACataactttttaaaaaaatgtaaagatcaaattttatttaatttgaaAAGTAAATGGATGAAACAAAATATTCTATTTGGAGATATGGAATCCAATATAATTAATGAAGAAAttgatttaaataatatacaagattattatgaacaaaaacaaaataaaaaaaatcaaaccAGTAAAGATAATTGTATTAATAAAACAGTATTAacagatataaaaaaaaatagttcaATTACAAGAGAAACAtcattaaatgataaaatgaaACAATATGATATACAAGTAGATGAACCATTATATCCAAATTATGAAGGAACCATTcattatagaaataaatgTGAATTTACTATATCATATGATGAAAATCAAAATGTAGAAATTGGTTTTGTTGTAGGCAAAATGAAAACATGTATAAAAGATGATAATCTTGATAAAAATTCAAGTGAAGataataattgtaatttTAGTGAAAACAATATAAGTAATAATGTTTCACCAATTAATGAAACACATAGTACAAAACtaagaaacaaaaaacaaaaacaatcatattatttaaatccaATAGTTAAAAATGTTGATCAATGTATACATATTCATCCAGCCATGAAGGAAGTTGTACAAGAAATGAAGTCTATAATAAAGGAATCCAATTTGCCTGTATTTGATCGTGTCTATAAAACGg gCGTTTGGAGATTACTCGTTGTGCGTATGAACAGCAAGAACGAACTAATGATCACTGTTCAAACTTATACTCTtgattgtaaaaaaaaaaaagaaataaaaagattATTAATAAACAGGCTAAGTAAAAACAAAGATGATACACCTAAATATTTCTGTAACTTTAAAGTTCtatccatatatatacaagaaCATGAGAGTCCAAATGATTCCTTTGACCAATCCTTAAATGAACATTTATGGGGAATGGAATATTTAGAAGAAACCATTTTAgacaataaatttttattaacacCTTCATGTTTTTTTCAAGTAAATCGTGATAGTTgtcaaatattatataaaagagttattgattatataaatataaaagaaggagtcaaaaattatatattcgaTTTATGTTGTGGTACAGGTACCATAAGTATTTGTGCATCtaatatattgaaaagaAATGATGTTCATATAATTGGTATAGATATTTGTGAAAGTAGCATAATTAGTGCAAATAAAAATgctaatatgaataatattaaaaattataaatttcttCATGGAAGAGTTGaagaatttttttcaaaagaaattaaaaatatagaaacaaataatgcaaatattatatgtattatagaTCCACCTAGAAATGGTATAGCTAATAGTGTTCTCAACATTTTAAGTGCTCATCATTTAATCAATCAAATTATTTATGTCTCATGTAACCCTATTACATTAATAAAGAAtgtaacaaatatattattcttaaatGAAACattgaaaattaaaaatatggcCTTTGTTGATATGTTCCCTCACACCTTCCATTTGGAGTGTATTACAAATATTGTCAAAAAGgcataa